The stretch of DNA ATAGCTGTGTAAGTGTCTGTTTCAGGCTTATGGTACAGGCGGATAATGTAACCCTTTGTAATCAAATGCAGGGTAACGGGAGTTACAAATGTAAAGAATCCTAAAACGCTATAAAACATAACTTGCAAGGGAAGGTTGTCGACAACCACACCAGTTTTGTAGAAGATAATAGGTATCATGCTGAGACTAAACATGCTGGTAGAGTAAGAGAAGAACTTCACGCCTGCAAGAGAAAGACAAATTAATATTTAGagactggaaatagcttgtgagTCCATACATTCCCACCATGCCTTAGCATCCTCAGAAGGGCAGCTGTTACCATGTTAGACactaaaggtaaaagggacccctgatcattcggtccagtcgtgaccgactctgggcgctctgcggcgctcatctcacgttattggccgagggagccggtgtacagcttccaggtcatgtggccagcatgactaagccgcttctggcgaaccagagcagcacatagaaacgctgtttaccttccctctgtagcagtacctatttatctacttgcactttgaggtgctttcgaactgctaggttagcaggagcagggaccaagcaatgggagctcaccccgtcacagtgattcgaaccgccaaccttctgatcggcaagccctaggcttagtggtttaacccacagcgccacctgcgtcccttcatgttagacactcccccccaaaaaaatcatttgaatGTTGTTTAACCCTctcagagcaacaattcccagcacccttaacaaactatagttcttatgattttgggggagggaagcagaatgtgcttttaaatgtattgtgtgtatgtttaggaaagtttttaatgtttgatgttttatcatgtttttgatattctgttgggagccacccagagtggctggggaaaaccagccagatggtcagggtataaataaataaataataataacaataataataataataattatgcagCCCTGGGTTACAGAGAGTGACATATTGCCACTAgggctgttccacctggcctttgcaTATCAAAGACCAGAAGAAGCAGTGCTCCACTGCTGACACTTCCCCCAGGTATCAAATTCACTTGGGAAATCCTCAACTGCCATAGAAGCAAGGCATTCTGACTTATGTCCCTTACACGAGTTTCTTGTGGACAGAGGGTCCCAATTCCCAGTGAAAAGTAATTTTAAATACTTCAGAGTGTTCAGAACCAAAGCATAACAAGACACCTAACCCTTATATACTCACCTAGCACTGCCCTTGCCATATTTCCACGATAAACTAATCTGCCATATTCAGAATCTTCATGCAGGGAGGATGTGCTGAAGCTGCGAAGAGGCTGCACATGGAAAGATGGAACCTGCAGCAAAAACAGATACACATGTATTTGATTCTACATGCACCGTTCACTAAATCACACGGGAAGAATATGGCTCATCATGGCTAACAGTGCATCTGATGAGTAAACTATCCACCGCCTGTCACTTGACCCCATTCAGAATTAAAGCGAGCACTCCCGGGACGACACTACCACTAGAAAAAGAAGCGCTCCACGCGGCAGCACCTGCTCGCTCGCGACGATCGCGGAGAGAGATCCCGGGGCTCCACGCCACCCGACTCGCGGCCTGCATAGGGGAGCCACGGAGCGCTGGCCCGACTCCAGGACTCCAGGACGCTTCTCGGTAAACAGGAGCGCATGACATCTCCCGGCGCCTCGCAGCCACAGTCGGAGGCTGGGCGCGCGAAGGCGAACCCCAGCCCGGAGCAGCATCTCCTGCACCCCACGCGAGGCGTCCTCCCCTGCTTAAGTCGGATCCAGGGCAAGCAAAGCCGCCGCCTCGATCCTTCCCCTTCCGGTGCAGCTTGGccgggaaggaggggctgggagCCGGCTCGCCTTTGCTCGCTTCTCACACGTGAATTTCAAGCCAGGCGTTCGCTAGGAAAGCGGAATCTTTGGTTACAAACCTGCCTGGAATTTTGGCCGTTTAGGTGGTAAATCGGGATCTGTTAGTACATCTGCAGCAAAGATTCTTTCGttcggacagcagcagcagcaacacccccGCTCCCGCCccagaatcgtagaatcatagagctgaaagagaccacaagggccacccagtccaaccccctgctgtttCTGGAAGGGATCCTAAGCTCAAGATCCGGAGAGGAAGCACAATGGGGCTCAATTGCGAGTAAACTTTATTAATTAGATTTCTATTCCACCTTCCCACCAAGTGGTGCTTTGGTCAGTGAAATACAAAGTAAAAAAGTGAAACATAAAAACAAGTAGGTATAACATTAGTAAAATAATGTTTTACTATTTATCGAATTTGAAAGGGGGGGAGCCAGTTGAGCAAATTGCACATTAATAGAGAACAAGAGGCCACAAGCACATGCAATTGCACTGTTTTTCGTAACATTCTGCATGGGTTCCAAAGTTTCCCATCATGAATTCTGTTTTTAGGGCAAAGTAATTTTATTCCACAACAGGGCTGTAGCTACAGGGCTATTTTATCTATGGTCTTGAATTGGGAAACTCTCTCCCCAGGTTGGCATAAATAACAAAGGTGGataatgatgattattattaataataatttatacccctcccatctggctgggtttccccagccactctgggtggctcccaacagaatattaaaaacacaataaaagatcaaacattaagaacttccctaaacaggactgctttcaggTGTGGCGCACGTCATTTGAAACAGACACCAGGTAGCATaaacatgattattattatttcaaattaattattattcattttttaaaaagaacaacaaacataaacacaaacaaaacacaaaaaattctTATACAACCTCACTTATTTCTTTTGCATCATGTACGGacttcccccgcccccacccccacctgaggTTCAATGTCCATCATCATCTTTAGCAGGTTCATCCTCTATTCCTCTAAAATCTTAAACTAtatatctcttttaaaaaattagccTCAATCCTAATACAAAATCTTGAAACATACCGAAAACCTATCTATACTTCCCTAAGGTATTTTAATGTTACAATATTTTTTCAGATAAATTCTAAACATCTTCCAATCTTCAtcaaccttctcctcctcctggtcaTGGACTCTCCCAGTCATCTCAGTGAGTTCCATGTAATccaacatcttcatctgccagtcatttaTTGTTGGCATCTCTTGTGTCTTCCAATGCTTGGCTATTAACAGTCTAGCAGCTgtagtggcatacaaaaagaatgcaCAGTCTTTTGGGGGGATTTCTTCTacaattccaagcaaaaaggcctctggtttttttaacaaaggtgttcTTAAGCaccttttcagttcattataaatcttttcccagaaatcttttatcttggggcacgtccaccacatgtggtaaaaggtacgTTAGCTTCCTtcttgcatttccagcatttgttatcagATACACGatgcatttttgctaattttacaggtgttaaatatcatccatacatcattttcatcatattttctttcaaaacattacatgcggtaaatttcatacctttttTCCACAATCTCTCCCAATCATTCAACAtaatattatgccccacatctcTTGCCCAATCATGACTGATTTCAGTTGTTCATCAGCATAAACATGATTTGAGGTGGCCTAAGACTTTTTCAAAAAAGCAGTGGCATTTAAATACTAAGTTCCTTATTTGTAGACAAATCAGTTGTTTCCAGGAATAACATGCTTGAGGGATTTGGCTGGACATTTTGCTTGGCAATAGTATTGTGTTCACTGCAGCATAAATGTGTGATTTTTGATGGCCCAATATTTATGGTGGGATGGATAGATACTAAAATCTCATTTCCTTAATTGCATTCcccaaacagcaaaataaaaaataaaagaatgggagTATTTCAGCTTAACTTCTCTAAACTTTGTTTTAGCAGTTGCAGAGCATTTAAATGGGGGAACTTGCTTCTGTTCAGAAGAGGACCATATTGCACTGAAATACCAAGTGAAACTGTGCCTACAGCCACTCCACTATGTGAGTGAATGATACGTGAATGATAGTGTTACAGCAGAGACTGAAGTGAAGAAGTTAGGGTTGGATTAGGACCAGGAAAACCAAAGTTCAAATCGCTATGAAGCTCACTGTAGACTTTATGCCAGTGATTTTCtttttagcctaacctacctcataaaTAGTTGTTTTCAGGATAAAATAAGTGtggggcagggaataataataatataccgccATCCTAA from Zootoca vivipara chromosome 8, rZooViv1.1, whole genome shotgun sequence encodes:
- the TMEM70 gene encoding transmembrane protein 70, mitochondrial — protein: MLLRAGVRLRAPSLRLWLRGAGRCHALLFTEKRPGVLESGQRSVAPLCRPRVGWRGAPGSLSAIVASEQVPSFHVQPLRSFSTSSLHEDSEYGRLVYRGNMARAVLGVKFFSYSTSMFSLSMIPIIFYKTGVVVDNLPLQVMFYSVLGFFTFVTPVTLHLITKGYIIRLYHKPETDTYTAITYNVILSEKKTVFHQKDVKVPDISKMFTTFYAKTKSMLVNPMLFQYPEDYNHLMGYDKPFTFDFEESKESSEGK